The Salvia splendens isolate huo1 unplaced genomic scaffold, SspV2 ctg638, whole genome shotgun sequence genome includes a window with the following:
- the LOC121790844 gene encoding probable inactive purple acid phosphatase 28 isoform X2 has translation MHFGNGKLTPCRDVLDSDYAGCSDLNTTRFLERMIQLEKPDFVVFTGDNIFGSTANDAAESMLQAFGPVMKSGIPWAAVLGNHDQESTMTREELMSFLSLMDYSLSQTFPSVEYSDHSDKVVPVPKIDGFGNYDLRIWGAPGSNFANSTVLNLYFLDSGDRAVVNGVRTYDWIKESQLNWLRNVSQKLEERKLDSDESSSGTSRYLAAIPSLAFFHIPIPEMRQGPIYNLVGHYREYTACSLVNSGVLKTLVSVGDVKAVFIGHDHTNDFCGTVGGIWFCYGGGFGYHGYGVAGWARRGRVILAELEKGEQSWGGGKMIKTWKRIDDEALSKIDEQVLWER, from the exons ATGCATTTCGGGAATGGGAAGTTGACTCCATGTCGGGATGTGTTGGACAGTGATTATGCTGGCTGTTCTGACCTTAACACAACCAGGTTTCTTGAGAGGATGATTCAGTTGGAAAAACctgattttgttgtttttactG GAGACAACATATTCGGGTCGACTGCTAATGATGCTGCTGAATCCATGTTGCAAGCTTTTGGCCCAGTTATGAAATCAGGAATCCCTTGGGCAGCTGTTTTAGGGAACCATGACCAAGAATCTACGATGACTCGTGAAGAACTAATGTCGTTCTTATCCCTCATGGATTATTCTCTATCACAAACGTTTCCATCAGTTGAATATAGTGACCATTCCGACAAAGTGGTTCCAGTTCCAAAGATTGATGGCTTTGGAAACTATGATCTCAGAATATGGGGTGCTCCAGGTTCCAATTTTGCAAATAGTACTGTCCtcaatctttattttcttgacAGCGGGGACAGAGCCGTTGTTAATGGGGTTCGAACTTATGATTGGATCAAAGAATCTCAGCTTAATTGGCTCCGTAATGTTTCACAGAAACTTGAG GAAAGGAAGCTGGATAGTGACGAATCTTCATCTGGAACATCTCGATATTTAGCTGCCATTCCATCATTAGCATTTTTCCACATCCCGATCCCTGAAATGAGACAAGGTCCTATTTACAATCTGGTTGGTCATTATCGAGAGTACACAGCATGCTCCCTTGTAAACTCTGGTGTGCTCAAGACGCTCGTATCCGTTGGAGACGTGAAGGCCGTGTTCATAGGCCATGATCACACGAACGACTTCTGTGGGACTGTAGGAGGCATATGGTTTTGCTATGGGGGAGGGTTCGGATATCATGGTTATGGGGTCGCTGGGTGGGCGAGACGAGGCAGAGTGATCCTGGCTGAACTCGAGAAGGGGGAGCAGTCGTGGGGCGGAGGGAAGATGATCAAGACGTGGAAACGGATTGACGATGAGGCGCTGAGCAAGATTGACGAGCAAGTTCTTTGGGAgagataa
- the LOC121790844 gene encoding probable inactive purple acid phosphatase 28 isoform X1: MEEGVTWIHSTLYLILVCSAVHLLDTLLVSPKLSINHQNARFKKAAPTPLRFHADGTFKILQVADMHFGNGKLTPCRDVLDSDYAGCSDLNTTRFLERMIQLEKPDFVVFTGDNIFGSTANDAAESMLQAFGPVMKSGIPWAAVLGNHDQESTMTREELMSFLSLMDYSLSQTFPSVEYSDHSDKVVPVPKIDGFGNYDLRIWGAPGSNFANSTVLNLYFLDSGDRAVVNGVRTYDWIKESQLNWLRNVSQKLEERKLDSDESSSGTSRYLAAIPSLAFFHIPIPEMRQGPIYNLVGHYREYTACSLVNSGVLKTLVSVGDVKAVFIGHDHTNDFCGTVGGIWFCYGGGFGYHGYGVAGWARRGRVILAELEKGEQSWGGGKMIKTWKRIDDEALSKIDEQVLWER, from the exons AT GGAAGAGGGGGTTACATGGATTCACTCTACCCTCTACCTCATACTCGTGTGCTCAGCCGTACACCTACTCGACACACTTCTTGTCTCCCCAAAACTCAGCATAAACCATCAAAATGCGAGATTCAAGAAAGCGGCACCAACCCCTCTGCGTTTTCATGCTGACGGCACTTTCAAAATCCTCCAA GTGGCAGATATGCATTTCGGGAATGGGAAGTTGACTCCATGTCGGGATGTGTTGGACAGTGATTATGCTGGCTGTTCTGACCTTAACACAACCAGGTTTCTTGAGAGGATGATTCAGTTGGAAAAACctgattttgttgtttttactG GAGACAACATATTCGGGTCGACTGCTAATGATGCTGCTGAATCCATGTTGCAAGCTTTTGGCCCAGTTATGAAATCAGGAATCCCTTGGGCAGCTGTTTTAGGGAACCATGACCAAGAATCTACGATGACTCGTGAAGAACTAATGTCGTTCTTATCCCTCATGGATTATTCTCTATCACAAACGTTTCCATCAGTTGAATATAGTGACCATTCCGACAAAGTGGTTCCAGTTCCAAAGATTGATGGCTTTGGAAACTATGATCTCAGAATATGGGGTGCTCCAGGTTCCAATTTTGCAAATAGTACTGTCCtcaatctttattttcttgacAGCGGGGACAGAGCCGTTGTTAATGGGGTTCGAACTTATGATTGGATCAAAGAATCTCAGCTTAATTGGCTCCGTAATGTTTCACAGAAACTTGAG GAAAGGAAGCTGGATAGTGACGAATCTTCATCTGGAACATCTCGATATTTAGCTGCCATTCCATCATTAGCATTTTTCCACATCCCGATCCCTGAAATGAGACAAGGTCCTATTTACAATCTGGTTGGTCATTATCGAGAGTACACAGCATGCTCCCTTGTAAACTCTGGTGTGCTCAAGACGCTCGTATCCGTTGGAGACGTGAAGGCCGTGTTCATAGGCCATGATCACACGAACGACTTCTGTGGGACTGTAGGAGGCATATGGTTTTGCTATGGGGGAGGGTTCGGATATCATGGTTATGGGGTCGCTGGGTGGGCGAGACGAGGCAGAGTGATCCTGGCTGAACTCGAGAAGGGGGAGCAGTCGTGGGGCGGAGGGAAGATGATCAAGACGTGGAAACGGATTGACGATGAGGCGCTGAGCAAGATTGACGAGCAAGTTCTTTGGGAgagataa